Proteins from a single region of Mucilaginibacter daejeonensis:
- a CDS encoding DUF3820 family protein: MEPIKPNSQVLVDIVKTAMPFGKYKGTLLCDLPVSYLEWMHSKGMPAGKLGMMLSTVHEIKINGLMPLLQSVKNAVG; this comes from the coding sequence ATGGAACCCATCAAGCCCAATAGCCAGGTACTGGTCGATATAGTCAAGACCGCAATGCCTTTTGGCAAATACAAGGGTACTCTGCTTTGTGATCTGCCGGTGAGTTACCTGGAATGGATGCACAGCAAAGGTATGCCTGCGGGTAAGCTGGGAATGATGTTAAGCACCGTGCATGAGATCAAGATCAATGGGTTGATGCCTCTCCTGCAGTCGGTCAAAAACGCAGTAGGGTAA
- a CDS encoding bifunctional alpha,alpha-trehalose-phosphate synthase (UDP-forming)/trehalose-phosphatase, giving the protein MPKTIIVANRLPVKIQENHDQYTLIPSEGGLATGLGSVYKQGNNVWIGWPGQVIPENKRPEVGQKLQELSLVPVYLTQDDVLEFYEGFSNDVLWPVFHYYASTYTTYKPSHWDYYQSVNEKFKEVIMANCEPGDTIWIHDYQLLLLPSLIRRERPDVSIGFFLHIPFPSHEMFRLIPWRAELLQGMLGADLIGFHTFDDVRHFLSSVSRILPVPVSSNMITSGERSVIVESFPMGIDEQKYASMTYEPEVIEQAAQIRQIFKGGKIILAIDRLDYSKGILQRLQALELLLEEHPEYIGNVTLYMVVVPSRDTVPQYMYLHDQIDKKVGNINAKYRTMDWTPVSYYYRSVPLETLSALYSTADVCLVNPMRDGMNLVSKEYVASRTNNDGVLILSEMAGASRELIDALLVNPNNVIQVKDAIIEALAMPLEEQQRRMKQMRQLVAKFNVNHWVQIFMERLNEVKLLQRSMQTRHVHSTTAQSIINRYHNTGKRIIFLDYDGTLVEFKPNVDQAVPDRQLYDLLAKLSADPNNQLVLISGRKHENLGDWFGDKNIYLIAEHGAWFKPPQQEWHKINGLSTSWKKDIHTVLEKYVDRTPGSFIEEKTYSLVWHYRKAQRGLGELRANELMNTLKFLATDKGLQLLPGDKVVEIKNMEINKGKAALSLVDQGDWDFIMALGDDVTDEDLFKALPESSVTIKVGSGASVAKFYVRNPKEVRGLLTAMTVDTQVAI; this is encoded by the coding sequence ATGCCTAAAACGATAATTGTTGCTAACCGCTTGCCGGTAAAAATTCAGGAAAATCATGATCAGTATACACTCATTCCAAGTGAGGGTGGGCTGGCCACCGGGCTGGGCTCGGTGTACAAACAAGGTAACAACGTTTGGATCGGCTGGCCAGGCCAGGTGATACCTGAAAACAAGAGGCCTGAGGTAGGGCAGAAGCTGCAAGAGCTGAGCTTGGTACCGGTATATCTGACACAAGACGACGTGTTGGAATTTTATGAAGGCTTTTCCAACGATGTATTGTGGCCCGTTTTTCACTACTACGCATCAACCTATACCACCTATAAACCTTCACACTGGGACTACTACCAAAGTGTGAACGAGAAGTTCAAAGAGGTGATCATGGCCAACTGTGAACCGGGTGATACCATTTGGATACACGACTATCAATTGCTATTGTTACCGTCATTGATCCGTCGCGAAAGGCCTGATGTATCTATCGGCTTCTTTTTACACATCCCATTCCCATCGCACGAGATGTTCCGGCTGATCCCATGGCGGGCGGAGTTACTACAAGGCATGTTGGGTGCCGACCTCATCGGCTTCCATACTTTTGATGATGTGCGCCACTTCCTGAGTTCGGTAAGCCGCATATTGCCGGTACCGGTGTCATCAAATATGATCACCTCGGGCGAGCGCTCTGTGATCGTCGAATCATTCCCTATGGGCATCGATGAGCAGAAATACGCGAGCATGACCTATGAACCCGAGGTGATCGAACAGGCTGCCCAGATACGGCAGATCTTTAAAGGCGGCAAGATCATCCTGGCGATCGACCGGTTAGATTACAGCAAAGGCATCTTACAACGCTTGCAGGCACTGGAGCTATTGTTGGAGGAACATCCGGAGTACATCGGTAACGTGACCCTATACATGGTCGTGGTGCCCTCGCGCGATACCGTTCCGCAATACATGTACCTGCACGATCAGATCGATAAAAAGGTAGGCAACATCAACGCCAAATACCGCACCATGGATTGGACGCCTGTAAGCTATTACTACCGTTCCGTACCACTGGAAACGCTGTCAGCCCTATACAGCACGGCGGATGTGTGTCTGGTGAACCCCATGCGTGACGGTATGAATTTGGTGAGTAAAGAATACGTGGCCAGCCGCACCAATAATGATGGCGTGCTGATCCTGAGCGAAATGGCCGGTGCATCGCGTGAGCTGATCGATGCCTTGCTGGTGAACCCTAATAATGTGATCCAGGTGAAAGATGCTATTATTGAGGCACTGGCCATGCCGTTAGAAGAGCAGCAACGCCGCATGAAACAAATGAGGCAGCTGGTAGCCAAATTCAACGTGAACCATTGGGTGCAGATCTTTATGGAGCGCCTCAACGAGGTGAAATTGCTTCAACGGTCTATGCAGACCCGTCATGTGCATTCCACCACGGCGCAATCGATCATTAACCGTTACCATAATACTGGTAAACGTATCATCTTTTTGGATTATGATGGTACCCTGGTCGAGTTCAAGCCTAATGTTGACCAGGCCGTTCCAGACCGCCAATTGTATGATCTGTTAGCCAAGCTATCGGCCGACCCAAATAATCAGTTAGTATTGATCAGCGGTCGTAAGCACGAGAATCTGGGCGACTGGTTCGGCGACAAGAACATCTACCTTATCGCCGAACATGGGGCCTGGTTCAAGCCGCCTCAGCAGGAATGGCACAAGATCAACGGACTATCTACCTCCTGGAAGAAAGATATTCACACGGTATTAGAAAAGTACGTGGACCGTACGCCGGGATCATTTATCGAGGAAAAGACCTATTCGTTGGTGTGGCATTACCGTAAAGCTCAACGTGGTTTAGGCGAATTGAGGGCCAATGAACTGATGAACACCTTAAAATTCCTGGCTACCGACAAAGGCTTACAACTGTTGCCGGGCGATAAGGTGGTCGAGATCAAGAACATGGAGATCAACAAAGGCAAGGCTGCGCTGAGTCTGGTGGATCAGGGCGATTGGGATTTTATCATGGCCCTGGGCGACGACGTGACCGATGAGGATCTTTTCAAAGCCTTGCCCGAAAGTTCGGTAACGATCAAAGTGGGGTCGGGGGCATCGGTGGCTAAATTCTATGTGCGTAACCCCAAAGAGGTTCGCGGCTTGCTGACCGCCATGACGGTGGATACCCAGGTGGCCATTTAA
- a CDS encoding OmpA family protein, whose product MLNNGNWIRSGRASVGRGVIAVAAFVLMSGQTAKAQYVQKLANEQYELYNYSKAAELYLQAYKKKPTLITAENLANSYRLMRDYKEAEKWYAIVVAMPESKPQNIFTYAEVLKNNLRYAEAKEQYKKYYTLMPKASLKELNYWTASCDSAMKWMKNPVPVTIDNEQALNTPESDWGAVRYADRVVFTSDRTDKLQKEETKVKRPFIWFDDNSSIDKRIYGWTGNKYLNLYERGTSGGDIKPFTFIAGTDYHIGAASFTADGMDMYFTLTHLLKDKPKKDTAKITTINLGIYHSRFDAVNRQWSKPEPFAYNKESEYSVGDPFITPDGRTLYFVSNMPGGIGGTDIYYCTKETGVWGTPVNVSSVNTASNERTPFIDAKGNLYLSSDGDKGMGGLDIFKAVKKGDAFASKQNLGYPINSAQDDLSYTLTDSLSGYLSSNRTGGKGSDDIYSFAYKAPVLYKLEGFVFDKNTNAVLRNSTVTLNRINGGNAVVKTDARGHFNFTIYNDNRYRLKGEMNGYLAGVVDTFATAGLDPNAPIRKDIYLEKIVLKKAIRLQNIYYDLDDASIRPDAAAELDKLIKIMKENPTLVIQLSSHTDSRADDDYNMSLSRRRANAAMEYIITVGDIDEDRLIARGYGETRLLNKCSNGVNCTEAEHQWNRRTEFAIIKY is encoded by the coding sequence CTGGCTAACGAGCAGTACGAGCTTTATAACTACAGCAAAGCGGCCGAACTATATTTACAGGCTTATAAAAAGAAGCCTACGCTGATCACGGCCGAGAACCTGGCCAACTCGTACCGCCTGATGCGCGACTATAAAGAGGCCGAAAAGTGGTACGCGATCGTAGTGGCCATGCCTGAAAGCAAACCGCAGAACATTTTCACTTACGCAGAGGTGCTCAAGAACAACCTGCGCTATGCCGAAGCAAAAGAGCAATACAAAAAGTACTACACCCTGATGCCCAAAGCATCGCTTAAGGAGTTGAATTATTGGACCGCCTCATGCGATTCGGCCATGAAGTGGATGAAGAACCCGGTGCCGGTAACGATCGACAATGAGCAGGCGCTGAATACGCCTGAGTCTGACTGGGGAGCCGTACGTTACGCCGACCGCGTGGTATTCACATCTGACCGTACCGACAAGCTCCAAAAAGAAGAGACCAAAGTAAAGCGGCCGTTCATTTGGTTCGATGACAATTCCAGTATAGATAAACGGATATACGGCTGGACGGGTAATAAATACCTTAACCTTTACGAACGCGGCACTAGTGGCGGCGACATCAAGCCGTTCACTTTCATTGCAGGTACTGATTATCACATCGGTGCAGCCAGCTTTACAGCGGATGGCATGGATATGTATTTTACGCTGACACATCTGCTGAAAGATAAACCTAAAAAAGATACCGCCAAGATCACCACCATCAACCTGGGCATTTATCATAGCCGTTTTGATGCGGTGAACAGGCAGTGGAGCAAGCCGGAACCGTTCGCTTATAATAAGGAAAGCGAATACTCGGTTGGCGACCCTTTCATTACGCCTGATGGCCGTACCTTATACTTCGTTTCCAACATGCCCGGCGGTATTGGTGGTACCGATATTTACTACTGCACCAAAGAGACCGGCGTCTGGGGTACACCGGTCAACGTATCGTCGGTCAATACAGCTTCTAATGAACGTACGCCGTTCATCGATGCAAAAGGCAACCTATACCTGTCGTCAGACGGTGATAAAGGTATGGGCGGATTAGATATCTTCAAGGCCGTTAAAAAGGGGGATGCTTTTGCCAGTAAGCAAAACCTCGGCTATCCCATCAATTCCGCTCAAGATGATCTTTCGTATACGCTGACCGATAGCTTATCTGGTTACTTATCCTCTAACCGTACCGGTGGCAAGGGGAGCGATGATATCTACAGCTTTGCCTACAAAGCGCCGGTGCTCTATAAGTTGGAAGGATTTGTGTTCGATAAAAATACTAACGCCGTCTTGCGCAACAGCACGGTGACCCTTAACCGGATCAACGGCGGCAATGCCGTGGTCAAGACCGACGCCCGCGGACATTTCAACTTTACGATATACAACGATAACCGTTACCGCCTGAAAGGCGAAATGAACGGCTACCTGGCCGGGGTGGTAGACACCTTTGCGACGGCTGGCCTGGATCCCAACGCGCCGATACGCAAAGATATTTACCTGGAAAAGATTGTGTTGAAGAAGGCGATCAGGCTGCAAAATATCTATTATGATCTGGATGATGCATCGATCAGGCCTGATGCGGCTGCCGAGCTCGATAAGCTGATCAAGATCATGAAGGAGAACCCTACGCTGGTGATCCAATTGTCGTCACATACCGATAGCCGTGCCGATGATGATTACAACATGTCCTTGTCAAGGCGAAGGGCAAATGCCGCGATGGAGTACATCATTACGGTCGGTGATATCGACGAGGACCGGCTGATCGCCCGAGGTTATGGCGAAACACGCCTGCTTAATAAATGCAGCAATGGCGTCAATTGCACCGAGGCCGAACACCAGTGGAATCGCCGTACCGAGTTCGCGATCATCAAGTATTAG